The Populus alba chromosome 6, ASM523922v2, whole genome shotgun sequence genomic interval ATCAGTTTGGGTTCCCTCCAAAAGCTCCAACTAAATATTTGATCACTGGCACCATTTCACAGTGGATAACGTACAGCATTTGCGTTTAGATGTTTGTTTTCACATTTCAGCTTGTCTTTAATTAACGACAGTACTATTTCAGGTTAGCAGGCAAGGTGTCAATCATAACCGGCGGCGCAAGCGGCATAGGAGCAAGTGCAGGGCaacttttccatgaaaatggtGCTAAGGTCGTTCTTGCCGATATCCAAGACAACCTAGGCCAAGCCCTAGCTCAAAAACTTGGTGAAGATGTTTGCTACATCCACTGTGATGTTTCAAACGAAGATGAAGTTAGCAATCTTGTTGACGCCACCGTTAAAAAGTATGGTAAGCTTGATATAATGTATAACAATGCAGGCATCCTGGATCGTTCTTTAGGAAGCATTTTGGACACCCCGAAATCAGATCTAGACCGCCTAATTGGTGTAAACCTGGTAGGCTGTTTCCTTGGAGCCAAACATGCAGCTAGGGTCATGGTAACCCAAGGTCAGGGTTGCATTTTATTCACCGCCAGTGCTTGTACAGCTATTGGTGGACTTGCAACTCCCGCTTATGCAGTGACCAAACATGGTGTCGTGGGGTTAGCGAAAAACTTAGCGGCTGAGTTAGGGCAGTACGGTATAAGAGTAAATTGTCACTACAAAAAAATGGATTAATTAGCAACGGACTGCTCCGTTGCAAATAACACTACAATCCGTTGCTAAAATaatttagcaacggaatcaGCAACGGCAAAAATCAGATGCAGATTTGTCGTTGCTGAttttttagcaacggatttatccgttgctgatttggcagcaacggattatccgttgctaaGAGGTAGCAACGGATTATCTGTTGCTCAGTTTAGCAACGGATAAATCCGTTGCTCATTTTGTGAATCAGCAACGGATTCTCCGTTGCTGATTCACAATCACCAACAGAGAATTTggtgattatattattttttattaaattaattattatttatttattaaaatgaattttaatttatttatttatggatattttaaaagttgtgGAATATATGCAActaacataatttaatattaaaaataattgtatcattaataaaaaatagaataaaaataatctatttttcttgCTATAGAACCGTCTGGATCAATAATTGCCGAAAGAACAGAAACTGGTGGCAATCCAGCCAACATCACCAAATCTACATAAGCCTCTGTATGGCCAGCTCTTCTTAAAACCCCACCGTTGCGATACTTGAGTGGAAACACATGGCCTGGCCTTCTAAAATCTTCAGGCTTGGTCTCAGGAGAAGAAAGAGCAAGAACAGTCTTAGCCCTGTCTGATGCTGATACTCCAGTACATGTTCCAGATTTTGCATCCTGAAAAGCAGgggaaaaatgataattaatcaaACATGTTTAACAGATTTTAATGACTTATAGGATTACAAAGAACTTTTCTTTAGTAGGATTATATACACAGGAGTGAAATGGATATCTATTAAGATCTAAGAATTAAAACATACCACAGTGATTGTTAACGTGGGGGCAGATGAATCTTCGTTCTCTGTCTCTGGCGACATCAGAGGAAGCTTAAGTCTTTCAAGATCCTCCTCTTTCATGCCTACCGAAACAATTCCTGATCCATTCT includes:
- the LOC118030859 gene encoding (21S)-21-acetoxyl-apo-melianone synthase SDR — its product is MTGTSLVASQKRLAGKVSIITGGASGIGASAGQLFHENGAKVVLADIQDNLGQALAQKLGEDVCYIHCDVSNEDEVSNLVDATVKKYGKLDIMYNNAGILDRSLGSILDTPKSDLDRLIGVNLVGCFLGAKHAARVMVTQGQGCILFTASACTAIGGLATPAYAVTKHGVVGLAKNLAAELGQYGIRVNLCVSPFVVATPMCEGFSADTAPMIEELLGQMGNLKGKMPKVEDMARAALYLASDEANYVSGMNLVVDGGFSVVNPTMMQALYPAKL